Sequence from the Mesorhizobium sp. PAMC28654 genome:
CACATCGATGCCGCGGCGCTTCAGTTCGGCGAGGAAGTTGGCCTTGCCGCCCTGGTCGGAGACCATGACGCGGCGGCGGTTGCCGACGGCTTCGGGCGGCACGTGCTCATAGGTTGCCGGCTCCTTGGCCAGCGCCGAGGCGTGGATGCCAGCCTTGGTGGCGAAGGCGGAAGCGCCGACATAGGGCGCCTGCGCTTCCGGTGCGCGGTTCAGCAACTCGTCGAAGGCGCGGGAAAGACGAGATACGCCGCTCAGGGCCTCTGTTGAAATACCGGTTTCGAAGCGATCGGAAAAAGCCGGCTTCAGTGCCAGCGTCGGGATCAGAGTGACCAGGTTGGCATTGCCGCAGCGCTCGCCGATGCCGTTCAGCGTACCCTGGATCTGGCGCACGCCTGCCTCGACCGCCGCCAGTGAATTGGCCACGGCCTGGCCAGTGTCGTCATGAGCATGGATGCCGAGATTGTTGCCCGGTATGCCCGCCGCGATGACCCTCTCGACGATCGCACGGACTTCCGATGGCTGCGTGCCGCCGTTGGTGTCGCACAGCACCACCCAGCGGGCACCGGCATCATAGGCCGTCCTGGCGCAAGCCAGCGCATAGGCGGGATTGGCCTTGAAGCCGTCGAAGAAATGCTCGCAGTCGACCATCGCTTCCTTGCCCGCGGCAAGCGCCGCTTCGACCGAGTCCTTGATCGCGTCGAGGTTCTCCTCGTTGGTGCAGCCAAGTGCCACGCGGACATGATAGTCCCAGCTCTTGGCGACAAAGCAGATGGCGTCCGACTTCGACTGGATGAGTGCCGCAAGGCCGGGATCGTTGGACGCCGACACCCCTGCCCGCTTGGTCATGCCGAAGGCAACGAATTTCGCGCGCGCGGTGCGATTTTTGGCAAAGAATGCGGTGTCGGTCGGGTTGGCGCCGGGATAGCCGCCCTCGACATAATCGAGGCCGAATTCGTCGAGCAGTTTCGCGATAGCGATCTTGTCCTCGACGGAAAAGTCGATGCCCGGCGTCTGCTGGCCATCGCGCAAAGTTGTGTCGAAGAGATAGAGGCGTTCGCGACTCATCGTCATTTGCCCGCGAATTTGTCCGTCGCCCGGATCAGTCGGTCGAGGATACCCGGTTCGGAATAGGCGTGGCCGGCACCCTCGATCAGATGGAAATCCGCCTTCGGCCAGGCCTTGTGCAGCGCCCAGGCGTAGCGCGCCGGACACGGCATGTCGTAGCGACCGTGAACGATGGTGCCGGGGATATCCTTGAGCTTTCCGGCGTCACGCAGCAACTGGCCTTCTTCCAGCCAGCCGGCATGGACGAAATAATGGTTCTCGATGCGGGCGAAAGCGACGGCATAGTCGTCCTGGCCGAACGGACCACTGGTTTCGGGCTCGGGCAGCAGCGTGATCGTCTCGCCCTCCCACAGGCTCCAGGCGCGGGCCGCCTCGATCTGCGCCTTGCGGTCTGGCCCGACCAGCCGCTTGCGGTAGGCAGCCATCATGTCGCCGCGCTCGGCTTCCGGGATCGGCGCCAGGAACCGCTCCCACTTGTCCGGGAACATTTCCGACACGCCGAACTGATAGTACCATTCGAGTTCCGCCCGCGTCAGCGTGTAGATGCCGCGCACAACCAGTTCGCTGACGCGCTGAGGGTGCGTCTCGGCATAGGCCAGCGCCAGCGTCGAGCCCCAGGAACCTCCGAACACCAGCCATTTGTCGAAGCCGGCCATTTCGCGTAAGCGCTCGATATCCGCGACCAGATGCCAGGTGGTGTTGGCCTCGATCGAGGCATTGGGCGTCGACTTTCCACAGCCACGCTGATCAAACAGGATGACATCGTAGAGTTTCGGGTCGAACAGCCGCCGATGCTTTGGCGAGATGGTGCCGCCGGGGCCGCCATGCAGGAACACCGCCGGCTTGGCGCCCTTGGTGCCGGAGCGCTCCCAGTAGACCTGGTGGCCATCGCCGACATCGAGCATGCCCGAATCGAACGCCTCGATCTCCGGATAGAGGGTACGCAATTGACTGCTCATAGCTGCAAACCTTTGGTGGGCCAGTCCGCCGTTTCGTGGTCGGGATGCTGGAAGGAAATGATCGATTCCTGCCGGTTGTAGTAGTCGGGATCCTGGTGGACCGGCTGGTCGAAAATGGTTTCCACCCATGGCAGGCGCGCGGCATAGTTGACCTGAATCTGCGGCGCGAGATCCGAGCGGTCGTCGAAGGCGCCGATGGCGATCTCCAATCCGCCGGGCTGCCGGTAGGTCAGCGGCGTGCCGCAGCGGGCGCAGAAGCCGCGATCGATGTTGACCGACGACTGGAAATAACTTGGCTCTTCATGGGTCCATTCGACGCCATCCTTGGGCACTGTCACCAGCGCGCCGAAGAACGAACCGAACTGTTTCTGGCACATGCGGCAATGGCAGATGGACGCGCGTCCAAGCGCCCCATGAATGCGAAAACGCACGGCGCCGCATTGGCAGCCGCCGGTTCGAACAGTTTCGGTCATGATCTTTCCTCTGGCGGCCATTGTTCGGTGTCATGGTCGGGATGCTGATAGGAGACGAGATCGGCCAGGAAGGCGACCGCCTCGGCGTCTTCCAACGTGTCCTTGCCGGGCAAGTTCGGAATGGTGTCGACATAGGGCAGTTTTGCCTCGGTTCCCCACTGGATCAACGGCGCGATCTCCGATGGATCGTCGAAGGCTCCAATGGCGAGGGCGACGCCATCGGGGGCGGTGTAGCTGAGCGGCGTGCCGCAATTGGCGCAGAAGCCGCGGCTGCCGTGGTTGGACGACTGGAAGTATTTCGGCTCGCCGCGCGTCCAGTCGAAGATCGCCCCGCGCACCGAGACAAGCGGCGCGTAGAAAGCGCCGAATGCCTTCTGGCACATGCGGCAATGGCAGACGGAGGCATCGCCGAGCGCGCCTTCGACGCGGAAACGCACCGCGCCGCATTGGCAGCCGCCCGTGTAGATCGGCCGGTTGTCGAGGCTCATCGCTGGTCACTCCGGCGCATGGCAGACGGCCTCGACATTGTTGCCGTCGGGATCGAAGACGAAAGCGCCATAGTAATTCGCGTGATAGTGTGGGCGCAGCCCAGGCCCGCCATTGTCCTTGCCGCCGGCGGCAAGTGCCGCCACGTGGAAGGCATCGACCTCAGCACGGCTGCGCGCGGTGAAGGCGACGTGCTGGTGGTCCTTCGGCTTATCCTTGCCGCCATGCAGCCAGAACACCGGCCGGTCGCGGCCATAGCCGCCAACCTTGGCGCCGCCGGTATATTCCTGCGGTACCATATAGAGGAGCGAAGCGCCAAGCGGCGCCATCGCCTTGTCGTAGAACGCCTTCGACGCGTCGAAATCGGAAACGGTGATGCCGAGATGGTCGATCATCTTTTTACCTCCCAGTTGGTGATGCGTTCGCCGGTGGCGGGGTCCTTACCATCCTTCAACTGTATGCCTTGTGCCAGCAGTTCATCGCGGATGCGATCGGCTCCGGCCCAGTTCTTGGTAGCGATAAGGGCAAGGCGCTGGGCGATCGCCCCGGCGACAGCATCTTCATCGACGGCCGCCGATGCGACATCGAAACCAAGGAACAGAAGGGCCGCCTTCAGCGAAGCGGCGGCATCGTTGCCGTCGGCCGCCTCGCCGGCCAGTTGCGTCAACACCTGGAACGCAGCGTAGGTGGCGAGATCGTCGGTCAAGGCATCCACCACCTCCACAGGCAACTGGCTTGCCGGTGCCGACGCCAGATCCGCCGCCCGCTTCCATTTGCGCAGCGTGTTCTCGGCCTCTTCCAGCTTGCGTACGGAAAAGTCGATCGGCTCGCGATAATGCGTCATCAGCATCGCCAGTCGCAGAACGTCGCCCGGCCATTTGCGACCGCCAAAAGTCTCCGTTTCCAGCAATTCGTTGATCGAATAGAAATTGCCCAGGCTCTTGGACATTTTCTGCCCCTCGACCTGCAGGAAGCCGTTGTGCATCCAGATGTTGGCCATCACGTCCGTGCCGTGGGCGCAACGCGACTGGGCGATCTCGTTCTCATGATGCGGGAAGATCAGGTCGAGACCGCCGCCATGGATGTCGAAGACCTCGCCGAGATAGGCGGCCGACATTGCAGAGCATTCGATATGCCAGCCTGGCCGGCCCCTGCCCCAGGGTGAATTCCAGCCGGGCTCTTCCGGTGAAGAAAGCTTCCACAGCACGAAATCGCCGGGCGCTTTCTTGTGCGCGTCGACAGCAACACGGGCGCCAGCCTGCTGCTCATCCAGATTGCGCTTCGACAGTTGCCCGTAGTCCGGCATCGACGCGGTGTCGAACAGGACTTCGCCTGCCGCGAGATAGGCATGGCCACGTTCGATCAGGCTTTGAATCAAGGTGATCATGTCGGCCTTGCCATCGGCGCGAGGCTCGACGAACTCGGTCGCGCGCGGCTCGACCGTCGGCTCCAGGCAGCCGAGGACAGCCACATCCTTGTGGAACTGGTCCGCGGTCTTTTCAGTGACTCGCCGGATCGCTTCGTTGAGCGACAGTTTTCCCGACGCAATCTCGCTGCCAAAATCGCGCAGGGCGCGCGCGTTAATCTTGTCGTCGACATCTGTGATGTTGCGCACATACGTCACATGCGACTCGCCATACAAATGACGAAGCAAACGGAACAGCACGTCGAAGACGATCACCGGCCTTGCATTGCCGATATGGGCAAAGTCGTAGACCGTCGGGCCGCAGACATACATGCGCACGTTTTGCGAATCGATCGGAACGAAATCCTGTTTCGACCGCGTCAGCGTGTTGTAGAGGCGCAAGCCATTCGATGCGTCGGACATTCGTGCCTTCCGGTTACTCAGTTTTGGTTGTGCCGGGTCAGTTTTGCGCCGAAACGCAAAGCGTACTCCAGCCTGCTGGCCGGGGCGTTTGTCCAATCTGGGGAAAGATGAGGCGAAAACGTCCGGACCAGCGCGAGGCTAGCCAATAATGCAAATGCCACAAATGGCGAAAGACGTTTTCATGGGCGGCTTTATCGCCTTGGCCGGTGTTGCCGTCAAGTCGCTACTTTCGGCAAAAATGTCGTTGGCTCACGAGTTAACTTGCGCTGAAACATTTTATTAAACATGTCGGCACAGTCATGAAACATTCGCCGAATAGACGACAAGGCGTCACGATTTGGTCGGATTCGGCCATCAGATGTAGACACGAAAATGTTACCAGGGAAGAGAACGATGCCTCGAGCCAAGCAAGATCCAAACCGCGCCAAGCAATCGGCGCTCGCCAACCATTATAGGGCAATCGGCCCGGCCGCGATCGTCGCCGCTCTTCTGCACACCGCGAAGAAGAAAAAGCCGGCGCAGAAAATCGTATCTCCCCGCGCTTCCTGATATTGCGGGGCCTGCGCTACTGGCCGGCAACAGGGGCGTCGATACATGCCCTTTTATGCAAGCTTGATCTTTCGGGAAGACGACCTCAGAATCCTGGAATCACGCTTCAGAATAAAGTCATCTGACTGTCGTCCGCGCCGGGTTTCTGGCGCTTGGCCTTCTCGACCATCGGCCCGACGACACCCATCTCCTGAATCTCCGGACCGGTGTTGGCGACCTTGTTGACAAGGTCGGAAACTGGAATCGCCTCAAAGAAATCAGGTTGCGCCGGTTGCAGCAGGTCGACCACGTCGCGCGGCTCCAGCGTCCGGCAGTCCAGCCAGCGCGCGAAATCCTGTGGATGGATCACGACCGGCATACGGTCGTGGATATGGGCGACGCCGGCATTGGCGCTGACAGTCAGGATAGCACCAGTGTCCATTTCCGAGCCGCCGGGCTCGGCATAGGTTTCGATCAGCCCGGCGAAAGCGACGAGCCCGCCGTGCTTGGGCCGGATCCAATAGGGCTGCCCCTTCTTGCCGCCGGCCTTTTGCCATTCATAGAATCCGGAAGCCGGCACCAGCGCGCGGCGATGACGCATGGCGGCGCGGAACGAGGCCTTTTCCACCGCACCTTCCGAACGTGCGTTGATCAGCAGCGGAAACTCCCTGGTGTCCTTGACCCAGGTAGGGATCAACCCCCAGCGCACCAGCATCGACTGGCGATTCGGCAGGTTCGAACCCGGGGCTTGCGGGACTCCGGCGAGCGCCATCAGGATCGGCTGCGTCGGCGCGATGTTGTAGCGCGCCGGAAAATCGTCGAGCCCCGGCACTCCCAGAAAGTCCGCCGTCTGGTCCGGCGTGGCGGTCAAGGCAAAACGTCCGCACATGAGCTAGAACTCGCGAATTGATACTATGCGAAAGTGGCGATGGAACCGGCATCGCGCAACCGCTAAAGCTGCTTTCCGGCGGCCGGTCCACAGGGCCACGTTCAATTGAAGCGATTGGGGATACATGGACGAGGCGCGAAAGACACTTCCGGCAGTCTCTGTCGCCGTCGTGCGCGACGACACCGTGTTGCTGGTCAAGCGGGCGCGGCAGCCATCGCAGGGGCTCTATGCTTTTCCCGGTGGCAAGGTCGAGGCGGGTGAGACATTGGAGCAGGCTGCAAGGCGTGAACTGCTGGAGGAAACAAGGCTGCAAGCTGAAAATTATCGCCCGCTTCGGGAAATCCATATCGACGGCAGGAGCGATGATCATCCGGTCGACTACCGGCTGACGGTGTTCGGCGCCACCTATGCCGGCGGCGTGGCCGTGGCCAGCGATGACGCGGAGACGGCGGCTTTCTACACGCTGGCGGAAATGTCGGTGCTGCCGCTCGCCGGTTCGGTCTTTGCCGTCGCCGATGAACTGCTCGGCCCCGAAAATCGTCTTGCAGCCGACAAATTGTTTGGCCACAAAGGCTTATGATCCGCGCACCGCTGCTTTTCGCTGCATGTCTTGCCGTTAGCCTCGCCGTCACGGCAAGGCCGGCCTTGACTGCCGAGGCACCGTTCGAGCCCGGCCTGATGCGCCTGGCGGAGGTTCTTGGCTCGCTGCATTTCCTGCGCAATCTGTGCGGCGAAAAAGGCGACCAGTGGCGCGGCGAGATGGAAAAGCTGCTCGATTCGGAAAATCCGGATCCGGAGCGGCGCGCTCGCTTCATCGCCAGCTTCAACCGCGGCTACCGCTCCTTCGGCGGCACCTATACACAATGCACGGCCTCGGCCACGGAAGCCATCAGCCGCTACATGAAGGAAGGCGAAACCCTGTCGCGCGATATCGCTTCGCGCTACGGCAACTGACAGCCGGCTGACCAATTCCTGTTGGATACAGGCACCCCCTTCTTGTGTCTCGCGGCGCGGTGGTGCACTCTTGTGTTGCACTTCTGCAACTACGTTAACGAAACGTTACCGCGCGGATGTGAAATTAACTCAAACTGAAGGTTTCCGCCCCGTTGGCCGATCTAATCGGCTAAGTTTGCCTTGGATCGAACGTCATTTTGCGGAGCGCTTTGGGTTTTCTAAAAAGCGATCAAAGAAATGACGTATTTACAAAGGCTTAGATAGGCCGTCCCGTTAGAGAGACAACTCAAGTCAGATTCGCGACTGGCGGATCGCAGCTTGAAAGGGTGGACATCGCAGATGGAACATGGCGTCAACGACATCGACGCGCTGGTCAGGGAAGAGAAACGCCTGACCGCCGTGGAAAGCCACAGCGAAGCCTGGGCGGAAGGACTTTCGGCCGGAATCGAACCCGAGATCATCGCCGAAGCGGCGCTCGAAACCGCATTCGGTGAAATGTTGCGCGCCAATGGCGAGACGTCGGCCCTTGCCCTGCTCGATCGCATGCGTGAAAAGGTGATCGCCGGGGCCTTCGAACCTGAGCGGTGGCGGCATTGAACCCACGGGTTCTTTGACGACGAAGCACCGTTTGGGCATCATGCCCGGAGCCATGGAGACGCGGGCAGTGAATTTTTCGATGTCAGGCAAGCCAAGCGGCTTGGTCCTCAGCATCTGGCTCGCCGCTTTGCGTCGCCACTCCCGCGATGTTGTTTCTTGCGAGCAAGCCTGCCTTTGCGCTGAGCGAGATCAAGCGCGAGGAACTTCCCGCGCCGGCCATTCCATCCGCCGACGATGATATGTCGCCGCCCGGCGCTGCCGTGCCGATGCCGGACCCGATCGGCACACCGCCTTCGGCCACCCAGCCCAAATCGCCTGATGAGGCCGAGCCGGCAGGGCCGAAGAAAGACGGCGAGGCCTCGCCGCGCGTCGATCCCAACGCACCGCTGCCCGAGGTTGTCTACGATCTCAGCAAGCTGCCCGAACCCGTTAGGCGCATGCACGATCTCATCGTCGAGGCCTGCAAAAGCGGCGACATTGAAAAGCTTCGGCCGCTGATCGGCACGGGCGATTCCATCACGCAATTGTCGCTGACCGACATTGACGGCGACCCTGTCAATTTCCTGAAAGGCCTTTCAGGCGACGCGGACGGCCAGGAAATCCTGGCCATCCTGGAAGAGGTGCTCGACGCCGGCTTTGTCCATCTCGATGCCGGCACGCCGCAGGAGCTTTATGTCTGGCCATATTTCTTTGCGTTGCCGCTCGATAAGCTCGACCCCAAGCAGCGTGTCGAGCTGTTCAAGATCGTCACCTCCGGCGACTATGACGACATGAAGCAGTTCGGTGCCTATATCTTCTACCGTGTCGGCATTACCCCTGCGGGGCAGTGGACTTTCTTCGTCGCGGGAGATTGAGTCCTCGGCTGTCAGACAAGACGCGCTCGCTTACCAACGACTGGCAGGAAATCTATCGAGCCACCGAGGCCTGATAGATCTTGAGCCTGTCGCGGTCACGCGACAGGCAATGCCTCGGAAAACTCCACCGCCATACCCTGCCCTGCGGCGACGATCTCGCCCTCCCACATCACACGCCGGCCGCGCACCATGGTGCCGACCGGCCAGCCGGTCACTTGCTTGCCGTCGTAAGGGGTCCAGCCGGCCTTCGAGCCTGCCTGGGCGTTGGTGATGGTTTCGCGACGCTTGAGATCGACGATGGTGAAATCGGCATCGTAGCCGGCGGCGATGCGGCCCTTCCTGGCCATACCGAAGATGCGCTGCGGGCCGTGACTGGACAGATCGACGAAACGCTCCAGCGTCAGCCTGCCTGCATTCACATGATCGAGCATGATCGGCACCAGCGTCTGCACACCGGTCATGCCCGACGGCGACGCCGGATAGGGTTTTGCCTTCTCCGCTAGTGTGTGGGGAGCGTGGTCGGAGCCCAGCACATCGACGATGCCTTGCGAGATGCCATGCCAGACGCCATCGCGATGACGGGCGGCGCGCACCGGCGGGTTCATCTGGATCAACGTGCCCAGGCGCGCATAGTCGTCGGCGCTCAGTGTCAGGTGATGCGGTGTCGCCTCACAGGTCGCGACATCCTTGTGCTGCTCGAGGAAGAGTATTTCCTCGGCGGTCGAGATGTGCAGCACATGGATGCGGGCGCGAGCCTTGCGCGCAATGCGCACCAGTCGCTCGGTGCAGCGAAGCGCGGCAATCTCGTCGCGCCATACGGGGTGCGATGACGGATCGCCTTCGATCCTCTCGCCAAGCCGCTCGCGCAGCCGGAACTCGTCCTCCGAATGGAAAGCGGCGCGGCGGCGCGTGTTCCTCAGGATGGAGGCGACGCCCTCATCGTCCTCCACCAGCAGGTCGCCGGTCGACGAGCCCATGAAGACCTTGATGCCTGCCGCAGCTGGCAGGCGTTCCAACTCGCCAACATCCCTCGCATTCTCACGCGTGCCGCCAACCCAGAAAGCGAAATCGCAATGCATGCGGCCAGTGGCGCGCCGCACCTTGTCGGCAAGCGCTGCCTCGCTGGTGGTGAGCGGATTGGTGTTCGGCATCTCGAAGACAGCCGTGACGCCGCCGAGCACGGCGGCGCGCGAACCTGTTTCCAGATCTTCCTTGTGCTCCAGCCCCGGCTCGCGGAAATGCACCTGGCTGTCGACGACGCCCGGTAGGACGTGCAGCCCCCGACAATCGATCGTCTCGCCGGCGGACGCCTGGGTGAGATCGCCGATAGCGGCAATGCGCCCTTTGATGACACCGATGTCTCGCGCGCCCTGGCCGTCATGGTTGACCACGGTGCCGCCTGTCAGGATGAGGTCGTAGGTCGTGGCCATGCTGATCCGGTCTCTTGCGGGGGGAGTGTCAGCGGCTTACGTAAAGGCCAGCACTTTTGCAAGATCAGGTTCATTTCCACCCATGCCCTTTGCCCTGCTGAAAGACCGAGCCCTCATTTCCGTATCAGGCCCGGATGCCGAGCACTTCCTGCAGAACATCCTGACAACCGACCTCGACGCGCTTCGCATCGGTGACGCAAAGCCGGGTGCCCTGCTGACGCCGCAAGGCAAGGTCCTGTTTGATTTCCTGATCTCGCGTGCCGGTGAAAACACCTTTCGGCTGGAATGCCGTGCTGACATCGCCGATGATTTCGTGCGCCGGCTGATGCTCTACAAACTGCGTGCCAAGGTCGATATTGCCAAGGTGGATCAGGCTGTTGTCGCCGTTGCGTGGGGAGATGATTCAACGTCCTCGCACGCCGATTCAAATTCGGTTTCAGACAAACGCTTCACTGACGCAGCCGTCACGCGCACCTACGGTGAGCTCGGCAACGTCGGCGATCCGGCTCCCTGGCACGCCTTTCGCATTGCCAATGGCATTGCCGAAAGCGGCGCCGACTATCAGCTCGGCGATGCCTTCCCGCATGATGTCCTGCTCGACGAGACCGGCGGAATAGGCTTCAAGAAGGGCTGTTATGTCGGCCAGGAAGTTGTCTCTCGCATGCAGCATCGCGGCACAGCCAGACGGCGAGTGCTGATCGTCTCGGCTGGACATCCCCTGCCCGCTCCGGGCACGGAACTGACCGTGGACGGGCGGCCGCTCGGCACGCTTGGGTCAGCGGCCGGCACGACGGGGCTTGCCATCGCACGCATCGACCGGGTCAAGGCCGCACTCGACGCCGGCCAGGAAATCCTGGCGGGCGGCGTTCCCGTTTCGCTGGCCATTCCCGCCTGGGCGAAATTTGGCTTCCCACAGGAAACTGTCGGCGCGGAGGGGGCCTGATGGCGGCCGATCGCGCCGGCGCCCCAGCGCGTGCCTGGCAGCGCATGCTGTCCGGCAGGCGGCTTGACCTGCTCGATCCGTCCCCGCTCGATGTCGAGATTTCCGACATCGCCCACGGACTCGCCCGTGTTGCCCGCTGGAACGGCCAGACCAGCGGCGAGCATGCCTTTTCAGTGGCCCAACATTCGCTTCTGGTCGAGTCCCTCTTTTCCGATATCCAACCTGAGGCATCGGCCGATGCGCGGCTGGCAGCCCTGCTCCATGACGCGCCGGAATATGTCATCGGCGACATGATCTCGCCGTTCAAATCGGTGATGGGCGGCAGCTACAAGGATTGCGAGTTCCGATTGCAGCGCGCCATCCATTTGCGCTTCTCGCTACCGCCAGAGCTCAGCCCAGGTCTGCGAAAAGAGATCAAGCGCGCCGACCAGATCGCCGCCTATTTCGAGGCAACCCTGCTGGCCGGCTTCTCGACCGCCGAGGCAACTGAGTTCTTTGGCCGACCGCGCGGCTTCAATGCCGATCGCTTCGATTTCACGCCTCGCTCGGTCGTTTGGGCGCAAAATGCATTCCTAGAACGCTTTGCAGCGATCGAAAGCCAACGTCGGGCGGTTGTTCCAGCGTATCTAAGCGGCTGAAAACGGTAAATTAACCGGCAAGGATAACATTACCGCGTTGGATCACGGTCTGCAGGCGCGCCTATGCCCGTCGCTGATTTCAAGGCTGGTTCGCCCACCCCGGGACGGGAGGCCGAAGGCGTTAGCCCGATCCGACGAATTGAAGACGAGTTGCGCGAACAAAACGAGCGTTTTTCGGCGGCCGTCGAGAACATGTCGCATGGCCTGTGCATGTTCGATGCCGACGAGCGCATGATCATCTGCAACGGCAATTATGTCCGCATATTCTGCCTTGATGCCAAGGTCATGCAGCCGGGCATCCTGTTTTTCGATATCCTCCAGCACAGTGTCGACATCGGCGTCGCCTCGCAGAGCGCCAAAGAGCTTTACGCCATCCGCAAGCCCTATATCGACCAAGCAAAACCCTCGACCTACGAGGAGATCCTTTCCGACGGGCGCATCATCAACATCTCCCACCGGCCGCTCGCCTTGGGCGGCTGGGTGTCGATCTATGAGGACATCACCGAACAGCGGCATGCCGAACAGAACCTGAAGGAACAGCACCGCCGCTTCGACGCCGCGCTCGCCAACATGTCGCAGGGTTTGCTGATGTATGACGCGGACGGCAGGCTGATCGTGCGAAACCAGCGTTTTCTGGAACTCTATGGGCTGGATGAGGCCGACTTCCCATTTGGCCTGACGCACCGCGAGTTGCTTCACCTGTTGGTGAGCAAGGGCATTTATGCCGGCATCGACATCGAGGACGAGGTTTCCAAGACGGATGTCTGCCTGCGCGCCGGGCAAACACGGTCGACGCACCGCCATCTTGCCGACGGCAGGACGCTGATGATCTCGCGCCGGCCGATGAGCGGTGGCGGCTGGGTCGCCACTTTCGACGATGTCACCGAACGCCGGCGTGTCGAAGAGCGCATGACCCATCTGGCTCATCATGACACGCTGACCAACCTGCCCAACCGTTCCATGTTCCGCGAACGGCTCGACCAGGCTTTGAGCGACCCCAAGGATACGCGTCTTGCGGTATTCTCGCTCGACCTCGACCGGTTCAAGGCCATCAACGATACCTGGGGGCATCCGGCCGGCGACTGGCTGCTGAAATGCGTGGCCGAGCGTTTGCGGCGCTGCCTGCGTGATGACATCGATATCGTTGCCCGTTTCGGTGGCGACGAGTTCGTCATCATCCAGTTCAACCTCAAGGGCCAGGGCGATGCGGAGAGACTGGCAAAGCGTATCGTCGAGGCCATCGGAAAGCCGTTTCACGACAACAGCCGCGACATGCATGTCGGCATCAGCCTCGGCATCGCGCGGTTCCCCGAGGACGGCAAGGACGCAGAAACGCTGCTGAAAAATGCAGACATGG
This genomic interval carries:
- a CDS encoding GFA family protein, which translates into the protein MSLDNRPIYTGGCQCGAVRFRVEGALGDASVCHCRMCQKAFGAFYAPLVSVRGAIFDWTRGEPKYFQSSNHGSRGFCANCGTPLSYTAPDGVALAIGAFDDPSEIAPLIQWGTEAKLPYVDTIPNLPGKDTLEDAEAVAFLADLVSYQHPDHDTEQWPPEERS
- a CDS encoding SOS response-associated peptidase, giving the protein MCGRFALTATPDQTADFLGVPGLDDFPARYNIAPTQPILMALAGVPQAPGSNLPNRQSMLVRWGLIPTWVKDTREFPLLINARSEGAVEKASFRAAMRHRRALVPASGFYEWQKAGGKKGQPYWIRPKHGGLVAFAGLIETYAEPGGSEMDTGAILTVSANAGVAHIHDRMPVVIHPQDFARWLDCRTLEPRDVVDLLQPAQPDFFEAIPVSDLVNKVANTGPEIQEMGVVGPMVEKAKRQKPGADDSQMTLF
- a CDS encoding GFA family protein, producing the protein MTETVRTGGCQCGAVRFRIHGALGRASICHCRMCQKQFGSFFGALVTVPKDGVEWTHEEPSYFQSSVNIDRGFCARCGTPLTYRQPGGLEIAIGAFDDRSDLAPQIQVNYAARLPWVETIFDQPVHQDPDYYNRQESIISFQHPDHETADWPTKGLQL
- the cimA gene encoding citramalate synthase: MTMSRERLYLFDTTLRDGQQTPGIDFSVEDKIAIAKLLDEFGLDYVEGGYPGANPTDTAFFAKNRTARAKFVAFGMTKRAGVSASNDPGLAALIQSKSDAICFVAKSWDYHVRVALGCTNEENLDAIKDSVEAALAAGKEAMVDCEHFFDGFKANPAYALACARTAYDAGARWVVLCDTNGGTQPSEVRAIVERVIAAGIPGNNLGIHAHDDTGQAVANSLAAVEAGVRQIQGTLNGIGERCGNANLVTLIPTLALKPAFSDRFETGISTEALSGVSRLSRAFDELLNRAPEAQAPYVGASAFATKAGIHASALAKEPATYEHVPPEAVGNRRRVMVSDQGGKANFLAELKRRGIDVPRDDHRLDALIAVVKEREAEGYAYEGADASFELLARKMLHGVPEFFHVTSFRCMIERRFDANGQLKTVSEAVVKVLVEGEEKMSVAEGHGPVNALDIALRKDLGKFQNEIADLELADFKVRILNGGTEAITRVLIESHDGTGARWWTVGVSENIIDASFQALMDSIVYKLMKNRDMAGLVAAE
- a CDS encoding TIGR02301 family protein → MIRAPLLFAACLAVSLAVTARPALTAEAPFEPGLMRLAEVLGSLHFLRNLCGEKGDQWRGEMEKLLDSENPDPERRARFIASFNRGYRSFGGTYTQCTASATEAISRYMKEGETLSRDIASRYGN
- a CDS encoding VOC family protein — encoded protein: MIDHLGITVSDFDASKAFYDKAMAPLGASLLYMVPQEYTGGAKVGGYGRDRPVFWLHGGKDKPKDHQHVAFTARSRAEVDAFHVAALAAGGKDNGGPGLRPHYHANYYGAFVFDPDGNNVEAVCHAPE
- a CDS encoding NUDIX hydrolase; the encoded protein is MDEARKTLPAVSVAVVRDDTVLLVKRARQPSQGLYAFPGGKVEAGETLEQAARRELLEETRLQAENYRPLREIHIDGRSDDHPVDYRLTVFGATYAGGVAVASDDAETAAFYTLAEMSVLPLAGSVFAVADELLGPENRLAADKLFGHKGL
- the cysS gene encoding cysteine--tRNA ligase, whose translation is MSDASNGLRLYNTLTRSKQDFVPIDSQNVRMYVCGPTVYDFAHIGNARPVIVFDVLFRLLRHLYGESHVTYVRNITDVDDKINARALRDFGSEIASGKLSLNEAIRRVTEKTADQFHKDVAVLGCLEPTVEPRATEFVEPRADGKADMITLIQSLIERGHAYLAAGEVLFDTASMPDYGQLSKRNLDEQQAGARVAVDAHKKAPGDFVLWKLSSPEEPGWNSPWGRGRPGWHIECSAMSAAYLGEVFDIHGGGLDLIFPHHENEIAQSRCAHGTDVMANIWMHNGFLQVEGQKMSKSLGNFYSINELLETETFGGRKWPGDVLRLAMLMTHYREPIDFSVRKLEEAENTLRKWKRAADLASAPASQLPVEVVDALTDDLATYAAFQVLTQLAGEAADGNDAAASLKAALLFLGFDVASAAVDEDAVAGAIAQRLALIATKNWAGADRIRDELLAQGIQLKDGKDPATGERITNWEVKR
- the pip gene encoding prolyl aminopeptidase translates to MSSQLRTLYPEIEAFDSGMLDVGDGHQVYWERSGTKGAKPAVFLHGGPGGTISPKHRRLFDPKLYDVILFDQRGCGKSTPNASIEANTTWHLVADIERLREMAGFDKWLVFGGSWGSTLALAYAETHPQRVSELVVRGIYTLTRAELEWYYQFGVSEMFPDKWERFLAPIPEAERGDMMAAYRKRLVGPDRKAQIEAARAWSLWEGETITLLPEPETSGPFGQDDYAVAFARIENHYFVHAGWLEEGQLLRDAGKLKDIPGTIVHGRYDMPCPARYAWALHKAWPKADFHLIEGAGHAYSEPGILDRLIRATDKFAGK